One window of Bactrocera tryoni isolate S06 chromosome 2, CSIRO_BtryS06_freeze2, whole genome shotgun sequence genomic DNA carries:
- the LOC120768836 gene encoding LOW QUALITY PROTEIN: protein toll-like (The sequence of the model RefSeq protein was modified relative to this genomic sequence to represent the inferred CDS: inserted 2 bases in 1 codon; substituted 1 base at 1 genomic stop codon), whose product MALIKTTIEPVFTWSPNCYSDEKTKCSCYGDDDFRCTIVDRLNDIYIEFSSNLRTLVVICSIGTETNINYLLDRKFQSILLKTRYLEVTNCKNFTHEIYMNDDVREILIDMQELNKIILVNNNDLAAGTMEYYGAVMNMLHLQLIIKSNRNEIRKADVISIPTDTFSTLNQLETLTLSVYSLRNFSLQNLTQTHFKNLTALRQLNLAGNNMRMLDANIFAALKQLNCLNLSRNEIRELPESLLANQRQLLILDLSHNSLTYLPSHLFNHTPWLWQLKLGGNQLHDSTNLMENLKPLRYLHRLDVSQNQLQTIWSTETSVNRTPSLLKNFQYSYSYKGMTDDLADHLNYIIKLQPENYEDGKINSTIINLSGNRLRDFSLDWLVAVSITCPFEINLEHNLIENIFALQNFFVTTDDCWSEIKMAGNPIVCDCKLAWIYSENYRLLFNGLQCVQSSTKLVKDLAQLEPKELCAWEPVMCPIECNCYTQFEFLHINCKGAQRIEQLPRSEQVGLKSSILDISNNNFIELPLNTTFGYGNVSQLNASYNKITSINISQLPTNLTVLDLRNNRLKSLNDEFLRAYLNESTKLKFLYLSENPWFCNCSTLQLLYTIRTHRRRIPDADQLLCVNLPNDTLLIAIVRELCATPVNAEYYQYLITTLISIALTIIILLCIIALFYKYKLEVKVWLYSHNILRFWINECELDEHKKFDAFISYAHQDADFVNHTLLPQLEQSEPPFRVCTHERNWLAGAYIPEQIIESVEQSRRTIIVLSQHFIESDWARMEFPTAHQCSLNEGRARIIMIKYGEISNSELLXRELKAYLDINTNLDXQDIRFWDQLRYAMPHKLGRERNSDMLKINGRMYVMGQVEMNRLRDEIV is encoded by the exons ATGGCGTTAATCAAAACTACTATTGAACCAGTCTTCACTTGGTCCCCCAATTGCTATAGCGATGAGAAGACTAAATGTAGCTGCTATGGTGATGATGATTTTCGTTGTACAATTGTAGACAGACTCAATGATATTTACATCGAGTTTTCTTCCAACTTACGGACTCTGGTTGTAATTTGTTCCATAGGCACAGAAACTAATATAAATTATCTACTCGATCGCAAATTTCAGTCAATTTTACTTAAAACCCGTTATTTGGAAGTGACAAATTGCAAGAATTTTACACACGAAATCTATATGAATGACGATGTGCGGGAAATTCTAATAGACATGCAGgagttgaataaaataatactaGTAAATAACAATGACCTTGCTGCAGGAACAATGGAATATTATGGTGCCGTCATGAATATGCTTCACTTACAATTGATTATTAAATCAAATCGTAATGAAATCCGGAAAGCAGATGTTATAAGCATACCAACTGACACATTTTCTACGCTGAACCAACTGGAAACGCTTACGCTTAGCGTATACAGTCTACGAAACTTTTCGCTGCAAAACTTGACGCAAACACACTTTAAGAACCTCACTGCGCTCAGACAGCTTAACTTAGCCGGAAATAATATGAGAATGTTGGACGCCAACATCTTTGCAGCGCTAAAGCAATTGAATTGTCTGAATTTGAGCCGTAATGAAATCCGAGAATTGCCCGAAAGTCTGCTTGCAAATCAGCGTCAACTTCTCATACTGGATCTGAGTCATAACTCATTGACATATTTACCGTCACACCTTTTCAATCACACTCCTTGGTTATGGCAGTTGAAACTTGGTGGCAATCAACTGCACGACAGTACAAATCTTATGGAAAATCTGAAACCGCTGCGTTACCTACATAGGCTAGACGTGAGCCAGAATCAACTGCAAACTATTTGGAGCACCGAGACTTCCGTCAATAGAACACCAAgcttactaaaaaattttcaatacagcTACTCGTATAAGGGCATGACTGATGATTTAGCCGACCACCTTAATTATATTATCAAGTTGCAACCAGAAAATTACGAAGATGGCAAGATTAACTCAACAATAATCAATTTAAGTGGCAATCGTTTGCGCGACTTCTCTTTGGATTGGCTTGTAGCAGTGAGCATAACATGCCCTTTTGAAATAAACCTAGAGCACAATCtgattgaaaacatttttgctTTACAAAATTTCTTCGTTACCACTGACGATTGTTGGTCCGAAATCAAAATGGCTGGTAATCCGATCGTGTGCGATTGTAAATTGGCTTGGATTTACAGTGAAAACTATCGTTTGCTGTTCAATGGTTTACAGTGCGTTCAGTCGTCAACCAAACTAGTAAAAGATCTCGCGCAGCTGGAACCTAAAGAACTGTGTGCTTGGGAGCCAGTCATGTGCCCCATCGAATGTAATTGTTACACACAATTTGAATTTCTGCACATCAATTGCAAGGGTGCGCAACGTATCGAACAGCTCCCACGCTCCGAGCAAGTTGGGCTCAAGAGTTCGATACTCGACATTAGCAATAACAATTTCATTGAATTGCCGCTAAACACGACCTTCGGCTATGGTAACGTTTCACAACTCAACGCGTCGTACAATAAAATCACGAGCATAAATATCAGTCAACTGCCAACCAATTTGACGGTTTTGGATCTACGAAATAATCGCTTAAAATCTTTAAATGATGAATTTTTGCGTGCATACCTCAATGAGAgtacaaaactaaaatttctctATCTAAGTGAAAATCCTTGGTTTTGCAACTGTTCCACGCTGCAACTGCTGTACACCATACGCACACATCGGAGACGCATACCCGATGCCGACCAGTTACTCTGTGTTAATCTGCCGAACGATACACTCCTAATAGCAATTGTGAGAGAATTGTGTGCAACTCCTGTTAACGCTGAATATTATCAGTACTTGATTACAACTCTGATTAGTATAGCGTTAaccattattattttactttgcaTTATCGCACTcttctataaatataaattagaagTGAAAGTCTGGTTATATAGCCATAACATATTGAgattttggattaacgaatgtGAGCTGGATGAGCATAAAAAATTCGATGCCTTTATTTCATATGCACACCAGGATGCAGACTTCGTCAACCATACATTACTGCCGCAGCTCGAACAGTCCGAACCACCATTTCGTGTATGCACGCACGAACGCAATTGGCTGGCTGGCGCTTATATACCTGAACAAATCATCGAATCGGTGGAACAGTCACGTCGGACGATCATTGTGCTCTCGCAGCATTTCATCGAGTCGGATTGGGCGCGCATGGAGTTTCCCACAGCGCATCAGTGCTCGTTGAACGAGGGTCGTGCGCGCATAATAATGATTAAATATGGTGAAATCTCGAACAGTGAGTTATT TAGAGAGCTAAAGGCATATTTGGATATAAATACAAATCTGGATTGACAAGATATCAGATTTTGGGACCAATTACGCTACGCCATGCCACATAAATTGGGTAGAGAGAGGAATTCCGATATGCTAAAAATTAACGGCAGAATGTATGTTATGGGACAAGTTGAGATGAATCGTTTGCGTGacgaaattgtttaa